In Leptidea sinapis chromosome 18, ilLepSina1.1, whole genome shotgun sequence, a genomic segment contains:
- the LOC126969435 gene encoding protein FAM234B, whose amino-acid sequence MSVNDNSGNYAPLKQIITDSDSDEDHNNAVIKASESCNNLEYNSGLQSSKNYSLSDMDEYNTNGTMDSVSFLHSDDVDASKKMSFSRRCSFIASIFLCIFTVVVFLWGIPCSEGTSCANTYSQDKTTSWELPYEEIELSGAIQVVDGAIPNTKNLIFIYRGNHMMNTKNSNDNVNGVLLIVGNSGKVGWYTRETRIPTDINCHLLDVNRDMQDDCIVTGTEGLFAALNPLSGTYYWYIHKQGKVFSNIASIDFPIVVKDMDQDKVKDLLTVVTVYPNTKHNSLLLISGATGNIIGDPMGVDNCFSVKLLSETDAITYLCKNGTTQAVRQITYEELYKKLLSLDHTLNDTSATISIISKKIKLSLKKNIGNTKQIFTNGPGRLRVENYGECPSTCRVSLKLLLDRNGKTNVTWEYSANHVFAMRPSSFAFANSIRGFVLKL is encoded by the coding sequence ATGTCTGTAAATGATAACAGCGGAAATTATGCACcactaaaacaaataataacgGACTCCGATTCAGACGAAGACCATAACAATGCAGTCATCAAAGCTTCCGAAAGTTGCAACAATTTGGAATACAACAGCGGCCTCCAATCTTCCAAGAATTACAGCCTAAGCGATATGGATGAATATAACACAAATGGTACTATGGATAGTGTGAGTTTTTTACATTCTGACGATGTGGATGCATCTAAGAAGATGTCATTTTCACGACGCTGTTCATTCATAGCTTCAATTTTCCTATGCATCTTCACTGTAGTGGTTTTCCTTTGGGGCATACCTTGTTCAGAAGGTACCAGTTGCGCTAACACTTACTCGCAAGACAAGACAACTAGCTGGGAGCTGCCATATGAAGAAATTGAGCTTTCAGGCGCCATACAAGTCGTAGATGGTGCAATTCCAAACACAAAGAACCTGATATTTATCTATAGGGGAAATCACATGATGAATACAAAAAACAGTAACGACAATGTGAATGGTGTTCTACTTATAGTCGGAAATTCTGGAAAAGTGGGTTGGTACACACGTGAGACTAGGATTCCTACTGATATCAACTGTCACCTTCTAGATGTCAACCGGGATATGCAAGATGACTGCATTGTGACTGGCACTGAAGGTTTGTTTGCTGCTCTCAACCCGCTATCTGGTACATACTACTGGTATATTCATAAGCAAGGTAAAGTCTTCAGTAATATAGCGTCTATAGATTTCCCAATTGTTGTAAAAGATATGGATCAAGATAAAGTGAAAGATTTATTGACAGTTGTAACTGTATACCCCAATACGAAACATAATTCACTTCTATTAATATCTGGAGCAACTGGCAACATTATTGGGGATCCAATGGGTGTTGATAACTGTTTTTCAGTAAAACTACTCAGTGAAACAGATGCCATtacatatttgtgtaaaaatggaACAACACAAGCAGTTCGTCAAATAACTTATGAAGAGCTGTATAAGAAACTTCTTAGTTTGGATCATACTTTGAATGACACATCAGCAACAATTTCAATTATATCAAAGAagataaaattaagtttgaaaAAGAATATTggaaacacaaaacaaatatttacaaatggtCCTGGAAGATTGAGAGTTGAAAACTATGGAGAATGCCCTTCCACATGTAGGGTatctttaaagctattattagaCAGAAATGGAAAGACAAACGTAACATGGGAGTACAGTGCCAATCATGTCTTTGCAATGAGACCCAGCTCTTTTGCTTTCGCAAATTCAATAAGAGGCTTTGTTTTGAAGTTATGA